The following proteins are co-located in the Pirellulales bacterium genome:
- a CDS encoding FHA domain-containing protein, translating to MTHITLRVLDGADRGRVFAELPPPITIGREEGNSVQLNDERISRFHLKIQEDSGKLVLTDLESTNGTRVNGEDAHLRILRYGDVISLGRSVLLFGTRDQIAHRLEELRNDGIGETGELLADDVRSTSDPQSLSLELKLGASEDLQSTLHIPSPPELPERLSAGQAAQLSELLEYLHLRTRQLVQGAAIDDQQSSVSIPLSQWQELLDVQSQLAEYLRLIGDPGEE from the coding sequence ATGACTCACATTACGTTGCGAGTGCTCGACGGAGCCGATCGGGGCCGCGTCTTCGCGGAATTGCCGCCCCCCATCACCATCGGCCGCGAGGAGGGGAACTCGGTCCAGCTCAACGACGAGCGGATCAGCCGGTTCCACCTCAAAATCCAGGAAGACTCGGGCAAGCTCGTCCTGACCGACCTGGAGAGCACCAACGGCACCCGCGTCAACGGCGAGGACGCCCACCTGCGGATCCTCCGCTACGGCGACGTCATCTCGCTGGGGCGCAGCGTGCTGTTGTTCGGCACCCGCGACCAGATTGCGCATCGGCTCGAGGAATTGCGGAACGACGGCATCGGCGAAACGGGCGAGTTGCTGGCCGACGACGTCCGCAGCACGAGCGACCCCCAATCGCTGAGCCTGGAGCTGAAGCTGGGGGCCTCCGAAGACCTGCAAAGCACGCTCCACATTCCTAGCCCTCCGGAGCTTCCCGAGCGGCTGTCGGCGGGCCAAGCGGCCCAGCTGTCGGAGTTGCTCGAATACCTCCACCTCCGCACCCGGCAGCTCGTGCAGGGGGCCGCGATCGACGACCAGCAATCGAGCGTCAGCATTCCCCTGTCCCAGTGGCAGGAACTGCTGGACGTCCAGTCGCAATTAGCCGAGTACCTGCGGCTGATCGGCGATCCGGGCGAGGAATAG
- a CDS encoding (2Fe-2S)-binding protein, producing the protein MQPDDELCLCFHVTRRKVESYLRVERPRRVGQLADCFGAGTGCGWCRPFLQRLFDAAQASDAAELPAADEYARDRSRYVRAGGGTPPPGATPPAPAEDSPPGAP; encoded by the coding sequence ATGCAACCTGACGACGAACTGTGCCTCTGCTTTCACGTGACTCGCCGCAAGGTGGAGAGTTACTTGCGCGTCGAGCGACCGCGCCGCGTCGGGCAGCTGGCGGATTGCTTTGGCGCGGGAACGGGGTGCGGATGGTGCCGACCGTTTTTGCAGCGGTTGTTCGATGCGGCTCAGGCCAGCGACGCGGCGGAACTTCCCGCCGCGGACGAGTACGCCCGAGACCGGAGCCGTTACGTCCGCGCCGGCGGGGGGACGCCCCCTCCGGGCGCTACGCCGCCGGCTCCGGCCGAGGACTCGCCCCCCGGGGCGCCGTGA
- a CDS encoding vanadium-dependent haloperoxidase codes for MRVFAVVSRLGLGVALSAGLWRSAEADIVIDWNNELRDTIRASSTPPPRASRAMAMVHAAIFDAANSADRQYAPYLYAPVTIGASAEAAAAQAARDMMVALFPTRAAIYDAQLATQLSGIADGPAKIAGTTLGSTVAAGMLASRAADGSTGSSSYVPTGGPGGWVPTAPGFAAPLLPHWGDVTPFGIASTLGYLPPPPPALNSAEYVAAVAEVKSLGAAVGSTRTTDQTEIAQFWANGAGTETPPGHWNRIALVVGESQGLSLAENARMLAMLNVALADAAIVCWDAKYQYDLWRPITAIREADTVAATAALDDDAWAPLLTTPPFPEYTSGHSTFSAAAAAVLAAFFGTDDVPFTVGSDDIAMVTRSYDSFTAASLESGLSRIYGGIHFNFGNEGGRLSGTALGQYIAANYFAAVPEPGAVALAAAAMAGLLLRRRR; via the coding sequence ATGCGAGTGTTTGCCGTCGTCAGCCGATTGGGTTTGGGAGTCGCCTTGAGCGCGGGATTGTGGCGTTCCGCCGAGGCCGACATTGTCATCGATTGGAACAACGAGCTTCGCGATACGATCCGCGCCAGCTCGACCCCGCCTCCCCGCGCCAGCCGCGCCATGGCGATGGTCCATGCGGCGATTTTCGACGCGGCGAACTCGGCCGACCGGCAGTACGCCCCGTATCTGTACGCCCCCGTGACGATCGGCGCCTCGGCTGAAGCGGCCGCGGCCCAGGCGGCGCGCGACATGATGGTCGCGCTGTTCCCGACCCGCGCGGCGATTTACGACGCCCAACTCGCGACTCAACTCAGCGGCATCGCCGACGGCCCCGCGAAGATCGCCGGAACCACGCTTGGCTCGACCGTGGCCGCGGGGATGCTCGCCAGTCGCGCGGCGGACGGTTCGACGGGGAGTTCGAGCTACGTCCCGACCGGCGGACCCGGGGGATGGGTTCCGACGGCTCCGGGATTCGCCGCCCCGCTGTTGCCGCATTGGGGGGACGTGACGCCGTTCGGAATCGCCTCGACGCTCGGATATTTGCCCCCGCCCCCGCCGGCCCTCAATTCGGCCGAGTACGTCGCAGCGGTCGCCGAGGTGAAGTCGCTGGGCGCCGCGGTCGGCTCGACCCGCACGACCGATCAAACCGAGATCGCGCAGTTCTGGGCGAACGGCGCCGGCACCGAGACCCCTCCGGGGCATTGGAATCGCATCGCGCTCGTCGTCGGCGAGTCGCAAGGGTTGTCGCTGGCCGAGAACGCGCGGATGCTCGCTATGCTCAACGTGGCCTTGGCCGACGCGGCGATCGTCTGCTGGGACGCGAAGTACCAGTACGACCTTTGGCGCCCCATCACGGCGATCCGCGAAGCGGATACGGTCGCCGCGACGGCCGCGCTCGACGACGACGCCTGGGCTCCTCTGCTGACGACGCCCCCCTTCCCCGAGTACACGAGCGGGCATAGCACGTTCAGCGCCGCCGCGGCGGCGGTGCTCGCGGCGTTCTTCGGCACGGACGACGTCCCGTTCACCGTCGGCAGCGACGACATCGCGATGGTGACACGATCATACGACAGCTTCACTGCGGCCTCGCTCGAGTCAGGGTTGAGCCGCATCTACGGCGGCATCCATTTCAATTTCGGCAACGAGGGGGGACGATTGAGCGGGACGGCGCTCGGCCAGTATATTGCGGCCAATTACTTCGCCGCCGTCCCCGAGCCGGGGGCCGTCGCCCTGGCGGCGGCAGCGATGGCGGGCTTGCTGCTCCGCCGCCGGCGCTAG
- a CDS encoding M20/M25/M40 family metallo-hydrolase — translation MELLALPGPSGGEEPVADFLCRRLIAAGAPRSTIVRDAPPKGSPVSSSVGNVVVKLPGTRRGPRQLFSAHMDTVPICAGACPVRRGRRIVAADRRTGLGGDDRAGCAVLLATALELLRTKAPHPPLTFLWTVQEEVGLHGARTAKLALLGRPQAGFNWDGGAANRVTVGATGGYRLAITLTGIASHAGGHPEDGVSAIAIASLAIAELVQNGWHGLIEKGARRGTSNVGVIAGGAATNVVTDRVDLRAEARSHDPQFRARIVHEIEQAFHRAARQVKNAAGRTGAATIRGQLDYEAFRLAPDHPAVLRASAAISAEGEKPELIVANGGLDANWLTARGIPTVTLGCGQNAIHTAEEWLDLDEYQRALQVALRIATGPC, via the coding sequence ATGGAGTTGCTAGCACTCCCCGGGCCCAGCGGGGGCGAGGAACCGGTTGCCGATTTCCTCTGCCGACGGTTGATCGCAGCGGGGGCGCCGCGGTCGACGATCGTCCGTGATGCGCCCCCCAAGGGCTCTCCCGTGTCGTCGTCGGTCGGCAACGTGGTCGTCAAGCTCCCCGGCACGCGCCGCGGGCCGCGGCAGTTGTTCTCGGCTCACATGGATACGGTGCCGATCTGCGCGGGGGCCTGCCCCGTGCGGCGCGGCCGGCGGATCGTCGCCGCCGATCGCCGCACCGGACTTGGCGGCGACGACCGCGCGGGGTGTGCAGTGTTGCTGGCCACGGCGCTCGAGCTGCTGCGGACCAAGGCTCCGCACCCGCCGCTCACCTTTCTGTGGACCGTGCAAGAGGAGGTCGGCCTGCACGGCGCCCGCACGGCGAAGCTGGCCCTGCTGGGGCGTCCGCAGGCGGGCTTCAACTGGGACGGCGGCGCGGCCAACCGCGTCACAGTCGGCGCCACCGGGGGATATCGACTGGCGATCACGCTCACGGGAATCGCCAGCCACGCCGGCGGGCATCCCGAGGATGGCGTGAGCGCCATCGCGATCGCTTCGCTGGCGATCGCCGAATTGGTCCAGAACGGCTGGCACGGGTTGATTGAAAAGGGCGCCCGTCGCGGCACGAGCAATGTGGGAGTCATCGCCGGCGGCGCGGCTACGAACGTGGTGACCGATCGCGTCGACCTGCGAGCCGAGGCGCGGAGTCACGATCCCCAGTTCCGCGCGCGGATCGTGCACGAGATCGAACAGGCCTTTCATCGCGCCGCGCGGCAAGTGAAGAACGCCGCGGGGCGGACCGGCGCTGCGACCATCCGCGGGCAGTTGGATTACGAGGCGTTTCGCTTGGCGCCGGACCATCCCGCCGTGCTTCGAGCGTCCGCGGCGATCTCGGCCGAAGGGGAGAAGCCGGAACTCATCGTCGCCAACGGCGGTCTCGACGCCAATTGGCTCACCGCCCGCGGCATCCCGACCGTGACGCTCGGCTGCGGCCAGAACGCGATCCACACCGCCGAGGAGTGGCTCGATTTGGACGAGTATCAGCGGGCGCTGCAAGTGGCCCTGCGCATTGCGACAGGTCCTTGTTGA
- a CDS encoding Hsp70 family protein gives MSAVIPVGIDLGTTNCAASYVDSEGRTKMIPTSTGDVLTPSVVYFHDDAPIAGQSAWEAALTAPDRVIENAKRDMGSAACRQSVAGEHYPPEVVQGCLLRQLLRDVTAIVGEEFQAVVTVPAYFDEARRKAAHDAAIMSGLPLLDIVNEPTAAALSFGERLGYLRSDGAPQAKLNILAYDLGGGTFDVTVIRLSPGEVRTLATDGDCELGGINWDERLVGLALERVPMLQQRGTTLTQVEQIALRRAARDAKHALSDRPATLLECRVGEAAFAMPVTREEFEELTADLLERTLFTTKQALQAAGLIWDEVDRLLLVGGSSRMPAVRRALEQASGLQAEVAVHPDEAVARGAAIFARYLLGLRGRDDVAPALSVVDVNAHGLGIEGVNLQTLRTENVTLIPRNTPLPCEVVRKFVTRSDGQPNVRVQLLEGESTVPSQCAPLATALIKNLPPGLPQGTPIDVHYSLQSNGRLAVRAAVQGFGSPARIELQRVRGLAERRVQRWKQVVCRDGGFRNFQEVLAVMANDPPAGGKPETLESETRVENRRQGGRLSGPAVAYGAPQAAAETLQAQLNPTRSSGSAAAITLSDPEEAGSDAADIYAQPAPTSRRRRGNWINSAVNLTGHVLAAFVGLFVGYYLLCIVRPELNYFRLNLPGVAAPSEIRR, from the coding sequence ATGTCCGCTGTCATCCCCGTCGGCATCGATCTCGGAACGACGAACTGCGCGGCCAGTTACGTCGATTCCGAAGGTCGCACGAAGATGATCCCGACCAGCACGGGCGACGTGCTGACCCCGAGCGTCGTTTACTTCCATGACGACGCGCCCATCGCGGGCCAATCGGCGTGGGAGGCCGCGTTGACCGCCCCCGACCGCGTCATCGAGAACGCCAAACGCGATATGGGATCCGCCGCCTGCCGGCAATCCGTCGCCGGAGAGCACTATCCCCCGGAAGTCGTCCAAGGCTGCCTGCTGCGCCAGTTGCTGCGCGACGTGACGGCGATCGTCGGCGAGGAGTTCCAAGCGGTCGTCACCGTGCCGGCGTATTTCGACGAGGCCCGCCGCAAAGCCGCCCACGACGCGGCGATCATGAGCGGATTGCCCCTGCTGGACATCGTCAATGAACCGACGGCCGCCGCCTTGTCGTTCGGCGAGCGGCTCGGCTACCTGCGTTCCGACGGCGCCCCGCAGGCTAAGCTCAACATCCTGGCGTACGATCTCGGCGGGGGGACCTTCGACGTGACCGTCATCCGCCTGTCCCCGGGCGAGGTCCGCACGCTGGCCACCGACGGCGATTGCGAGCTGGGAGGAATCAACTGGGACGAACGATTGGTCGGGCTCGCCTTGGAGCGCGTGCCGATGTTGCAGCAGCGCGGAACAACGCTGACGCAAGTCGAGCAGATCGCCTTGCGACGCGCCGCCCGCGACGCGAAACACGCGCTGTCCGATCGGCCGGCGACGCTGCTGGAATGCCGCGTCGGCGAGGCGGCTTTCGCCATGCCGGTCACGCGCGAGGAGTTCGAGGAACTGACCGCGGACTTGCTCGAACGGACGTTGTTCACCACCAAGCAAGCCCTGCAGGCGGCGGGACTGATTTGGGATGAGGTCGACCGGTTGCTGTTGGTCGGCGGCTCGTCGCGCATGCCGGCGGTGCGCCGCGCCCTGGAACAGGCTTCGGGACTGCAGGCCGAGGTCGCCGTTCATCCCGACGAGGCCGTCGCCCGCGGGGCCGCGATCTTCGCCCGCTACTTGCTCGGACTCAGGGGCCGCGACGACGTCGCCCCCGCGCTGAGCGTCGTCGACGTCAACGCCCACGGACTGGGCATCGAAGGAGTGAATCTGCAAACCTTGCGAACCGAGAACGTCACGCTCATCCCGCGCAACACCCCCTTGCCTTGCGAGGTTGTGCGCAAGTTCGTCACCCGCAGCGACGGCCAACCAAATGTGCGGGTTCAATTGCTCGAGGGCGAGAGCACCGTCCCCTCGCAGTGCGCGCCGCTGGCGACGGCTCTGATCAAGAATCTGCCCCCTGGGCTGCCGCAAGGGACGCCGATCGACGTGCATTATTCGCTGCAGTCCAACGGACGGTTGGCGGTGAGAGCCGCCGTGCAAGGCTTCGGATCGCCGGCTCGAATCGAACTGCAGCGAGTGCGCGGGCTGGCGGAACGGCGCGTGCAGCGCTGGAAACAAGTCGTCTGTCGCGACGGCGGGTTCCGGAACTTTCAGGAGGTCCTAGCGGTGATGGCCAACGACCCGCCCGCCGGCGGCAAGCCCGAAACGCTCGAATCCGAGACCCGCGTCGAGAATCGCCGCCAAGGAGGTCGCTTGTCAGGTCCGGCCGTAGCGTACGGCGCCCCTCAGGCCGCTGCAGAAACCTTGCAAGCTCAACTCAATCCGACAAGGTCGTCGGGCTCCGCCGCGGCGATCACGCTCTCCGATCCTGAAGAAGCGGGATCGGACGCAGCAGACATCTATGCCCAGCCGGCGCCGACGAGCCGGCGCAGGCGAGGAAACTGGATCAACTCTGCCGTGAACCTGACCGGACACGTCCTCGCCGCGTTCGTCGGGTTGTTCGTCGGCTATTACCTGTTGTGCATCGTGCGACCCGAACTGAATTATTTCCGACTCAATCTCCCGGGGGTCGCCGCCCCCAGCGAAATCCGGCGATGA
- a CDS encoding phytanoyl-CoA dioxygenase family protein, protein MEHEIERFQRDGYACLPQVVDADQCDALADALQILTEKEADPYAAGARDLLRRCEAVRRVAQSLPVRECVATALGRPARCVKALWFDKRPAANWQVAWHQDLMIAVAERHEAPGFSAWSVKAGVPHVKPPVEVLAEMVAVRIHLDPCDHDAGPLRVLPGTHRDGVLDEEQIRMQIESIASVDCLASRGGVALMRPLLLHSSQRTTAPVRRRVLHLEFSPRPLLFPLAWYDWT, encoded by the coding sequence ATGGAGCACGAGATTGAGCGATTTCAACGCGACGGCTACGCGTGCCTGCCGCAGGTGGTCGACGCCGACCAGTGCGACGCGCTCGCCGACGCTCTGCAGATTCTGACCGAGAAAGAAGCCGATCCGTACGCCGCGGGCGCCCGCGACTTGCTGCGTCGCTGCGAGGCGGTTCGCCGCGTCGCTCAGTCGCTTCCTGTGCGCGAGTGCGTCGCGACGGCCTTGGGGCGACCGGCCCGCTGCGTCAAGGCCTTGTGGTTCGACAAGCGTCCCGCGGCGAATTGGCAGGTCGCTTGGCATCAAGACCTGATGATTGCCGTGGCCGAGCGTCACGAAGCGCCCGGGTTCTCCGCGTGGTCGGTCAAAGCCGGCGTGCCTCACGTGAAGCCGCCAGTTGAAGTTCTCGCCGAAATGGTTGCCGTGCGAATCCATCTCGATCCCTGCGATCACGACGCGGGACCCTTGCGCGTGCTGCCGGGCACGCACCGCGACGGCGTGCTCGACGAGGAGCAGATTCGCATGCAGATCGAGTCGATCGCATCCGTGGACTGCCTTGCCTCCCGCGGCGGCGTGGCGCTGATGCGACCGCTGTTGCTCCATAGCTCTCAACGTACGACTGCGCCGGTCCGTCGCCGCGTGCTGCACCTGGAATTCTCGCCGCGACCGCTCCTGTTTCCGCTGGCGTGGTACGATTGGACATAG